One Rhizoctonia solani chromosome 3, complete sequence genomic region harbors:
- a CDS encoding Vegetative incompatibility protein HET-E-1, translated as MKQVLVNDKQIVYQQCADCETGLVVACEKMALALSDRGIGTSLVKAVKDFIDAKNDMRLTEKMVGIVKYVLNKIKLNIRPVIGNWEDSVCRLIPFLEVQSTTNSNQFAIQIQQPHWKARDIPQGDKYLFLRLLPTMSSANRSSCDDPLRVCINWIAPKPPSSPISPSNQPAHNPAPAENGSQEPAPMIPMPILVRSIAGPEAVSKPATEQGNRWSDLGRVLRALEAAIRVFPPLKEVVSVLSACTAEIRVAEQNQGAYDQLALDLVDLVQALQKRLPQTKPRWMPYSIENAARAIGEQAAHIKEQQDRPRLGQVTRASDNEMDILRCYQRIEHVFRQLQIDISLSTWDLTHEQWVLLTKDTRLKDLTPVHEAWYNAALTAEMQRRGCTPDTRVKILNEAMEWTRNPDSPKVYWMNGMAGTGKTTITYSLCEQLEKSKQLGACFFCSRSSPDCRDVNRMVPTIAYQLGRFSNPYQKELCEVLSNNPDVSKREISMQFEKLIAGPLSKVKDAIPEDVIVVIDALDECAYGQGAQLLFDLLFDHAAALPVRLFVSSRPEPGILHWVQSSERISRSILHLHEVEESFVEADIYTYLEHELREAEAQPKDIKLLTARAGCLFIYAATVVRYIEPENRSVNHKKRLSTMIEITSGTSGKTYRGLDELYSTILSQAFRNLKDDEDEALRWLLHVVIGARESLTVAALAELTSLESEDEVQLALSPLRSVLNVSTDTRVVSTLHASFPDFMLSSERSKEFHCERTKQSMHMATECFRIMKKSLRFNICSLETASRFDRDVPDLEARSKECISSGLFYACRYWGSHLYDSKLADELVEMVDEFLQHRLLFWMEVLNLKNCIGHCSDILLKAFKYIPADDTLTELRAMVQDSRNFATTYAASPTSNSTPHIYLSALPLASTESRVRQVYWPRTKGLVRFEGSVFEDRRPAALTTWATGSSVNKLALSPDGKRMVSAGDDGTISVWDVSTGRRVLGPVKKHGSYVWAATFSPDGTMIASGSYDHRHTKTICFLSFSPDSSYLASASDDHTIRIWNPITGAQVGSVLRGHTDCVMCVVFTPSGDQLISCSDDRTIRIWDWRTGTAIGKPLKGHTDWIDCIALSPDNVHIASSSRDCTVRIWNMKRMETVVGPLMGHTDRVACVAYSSDGKNIVSGSFDRKIRVWSAETGDLIAGPFTGHGGNVYSVIFSIDDTQILSGSGDQTICVWDASQSATGPNKRTKGHIGHTTSVAVSPDGSRVVSGSSDGTLSIWELQTGKLVLGPFKGHDGIVWSVIYTPDGTCIVSCSEDRTIRTWDAQTGLTVNEPLTGHTDVILAAAVSPDSRLIASGSTDHSVRLWDLQSGRPVGKPLDQHRDWVKSVDFSPDGLRVISGSKDTTLCAWNVTDGTLIWTRKDFASMVTSLRFLPDRQQVVSCLADGTLMLLDANTGVVASDPWKGHRNAIWDVSISPDGTMAASGSLDRTIGLWDVQTGTLLAPLLQGHTDGVFSVAFSRDGKHVISGSGDGTVRVWNIGTAIKMKDEAARNWVVMEDGWVMEAESEVVLWLPPDLASRFLIPPCSRIIHACGSVQADLAEVSNDNRWVNCYDQFIQPHSLGV; from the exons ATGAAGCAAGTATTGGTAAATGATAAACAAATCGTCTACCAGCAGTGTGCAGATTGCGAAACAGGTTTGGTTGTGGCTTGCGAAAAGATGGCTCTTGCTTTGAGTGATAGAGGCATAGGTACTTCACTAGTCAAAGCAGTCAAAGATTTTATCGATGCGAAAAATGATATGCGACTAACGGAGAAGATGGTCGGGATCGTGAAGTACGTGCTCAATAAAATTAAACTCAATATCCGACCTGTTATTGGTAATTGGGAAGATAGCGTTTGCAGATTGATTCCATTCCTTGAAGTCCAGTCCACCACCAACTCCAATCAATTCGCAATCCAAATCCAACAGCCGCACTGGAAGGCCAGAGATATACCTCAAGGGGATAAATA TCTGTTCCTACGTCTTCTTCCCACCATGTCCAGCGCAAATCGGTCGTCTTGTGACGACCCGCTTCGAGTCTGTATCAACTGGATAGCGCCAAAACCACCCTCTAGTCCCATCTCGCCATCCAACCAACCCGCCCACAACCCAGCACCTGCTGAGAATGGATCACAAGAACCGGCACCTATGATTCCTATGCCAATCCTCGTTCGATCCATAGCAGGTCCAGAAGCAGTCTCTAAGCCGGCGACCGAACAGGGCAATAGGTGGAGTGATCTGGGAAGGGTACTTAGAGCGCTGGAAGCCGCCATTAGAGTGTTCCCGCCTCTCAAGGAGGTGGTGTCTGTCCTGTCTGCCTGTACAGCAGAAATACGG GTCGCGGAACAAAATCAAGGCGCTTATGACCAGCTGGCCTTGGATTTGGTGGATCTAGTCCAGGCCCTACAGAAACGTCTCCCGCAAACAAAGCCACGGTGGATGCCGTATTCAATCGAGAACGCCGCTCG GGCCATTGGCGAGCAGGCAGCTCACATCAAGGAACAGCAAGATCGTCCAAGGTTAGGCCAGGTGACACGAGCTTCGGACAACGAGATGGACATACTTAGGTGCTATCAAAGAATCGAGCATGTGTTCCGACAGCTACAG ATCGATATATCGCTCAGTACTTGGGACTTGACTCATGAACAATGGGTG CTACTCACAAAGGATACTCGTCTGAAGGACCTGACTCCGGTCCACGAAGCCTGGTACAACGCCGCGTTGACAGCGGAAATGCAGCGACGTGGATGCACTCCGGATACTCGCGTCAAGATTCTCAACGAAGCAATGGAATGGACCCGCAACCCGGACTCACCCAAGGTATACTGGATGAACGGCATGGCTGGCACCGGCAAAACAACCATCACATATAGCCTATGCGAACAGCTCGAAAAGTCAAAACAACTCGGCGCCTGTTTCTTTTGCTCTCGTTCCTCGCCAGACTGCCGCGACGTGAACAGGATGGTGCCGACGATTGCGTACCAGCTGGGACGATTCTCGAACCCGTACCAAAAGGAGCTATGTGAAGTACTCAGTAATAACCCGGATGTATCCAAGCGAGAAATCTCGATGCAGTTCGAGAAACTCATAGCTGGACCGCTGTCGAAAGTAAAGGATGCGATACCTGAAGACGTGATTGTTGTGATCGACGCCCTCGATGAATGCGCTTATGGGCAAGGTGCTCAACTACTGTTCGACCTCCTCTTTGACCACGCAGCAGCGCTTCCGGTCAGACTTTTCGTGTCCAGTCGACCGGAACCGGGGATCCTACACTGGGTACAATCCTCCGAGCGAATATCCCGATCTATCCTACATCTCCACGAGGTCGAGGAATCGTTTGTCGAGGCagacatatatacatacctGGAACATGAGCTCAGAGAAGCTGAAGCTCAACCTAAAGATATCAAGCTGTTGACTGCGCGAGCCGGGTGCCTTTTCATATATGCGGCAACGGTGGTCCGGTACATTGAGCCCGAAAATCGATCAGTCAACCACAAGAAACGCCTTTCGACGATGATCGAGATAACTTCTGGGACTTCAGGAAAAACATACAGGGGGCTTGATGAGCTTTATTCGACTATTCTTTCCCAGGCGTTTCGGAATCTTAaggacgacgaagacgaggctCTACGCTGGCTGCTCCATGTGGTCATTGGCGCTCGGGAGTCGTTGACCGTTGCCGCTCTCGCCGAACTGACCTCTCTCGAAAGCGAGGACGAAGTCCAGCTGGCGCTGTCGCCCCTTCGCTCGGTGCTCAATGTCTCGACGGATACGAGGGTGGTGTCAACGCTACACGCATCCTTTCCTGACTTCATGTTGAGCTCGGAGCGGTCAAAGGAATTCCATTGCGAAAGGACGAAACAAAGTATGCACATGGCGACTGAGTGTTTTCGTATCATGAAGAAGTCGTTGCGGTTCAACATCTGCAGCCTCGAGACGGCATCACGATTTGACAGAGATGTACCGGACCTGGAAGCGAGATCGAAGGAGTGTATTTCGTCGGGACTGTTCTATGCGTGTCGTTATTGGGGTAGTCATCTATACGATTCTAAACTTGCCGATGAGCTAGTGGAAATGGTGGATGAGTTTCTCCAGCACCGGCTGCTGTTTTGGATGGAAGTGCTGAACCTGAAGAACTGTATTGGGCATTGCTCTGACATACTGCTGAAGGCATTCAAGTATATACCG GCTGACGATACACTGACTGAGCTTCGAGCTATGGTACAAGACTCCCGCAACTTCGCCACCACATATGCAGCCAGCCCCACATCAAACAGCACCCCTCACATCTATCTATCCGCCTTGCCGTTGGCTTCGACTGAAAGCCGAGTGCGACAGGTGTACTGGCCACGCACCAAGGGGCTTGTGAGATTTGAAGGCTCTGTATTTGAAGACAGAAGGCCTGCAGCCCTCACAACATGGGCCACAGGGTCGAGTGTGAACAAGCTAGCCCTGTCACCAGATGGCAAGCGTATGGTATCTGCTGGTGATGATGGAACGATCAGTGTGTGGGATGTGAGTACAGGCAGACGCGTTCTTGGGCCCGTGAAAAAGCATGGCTCCTATGTTTGGGCTGCCACGTTCTCTCCTGATGGGACAATGATCGCCTCCGGGTCCTATGACCACA GGCACACCAAAACAATTTGTTTCCTCTCATTCTCGCCGGATAGCTCATATCTCGCATCGGCTTCTGACGACCATACCATCCGTATATGGAACCCCATCACAGGTGCTCAGGTTGGCTCAGTGCTCAGAGGTCATACGGACTGTGTGATGTGCGTTGTGTTCACGCCCAGCGGAGACCAGCTCATCTCATGCTCTGACGATCGCACCATACGCATCTGGGACTGGCGCACCGGCACTGCCATCGGCAAGCCGCTCAAGGGGCATACAGACTGGATTGATTGCATTGCACTTTCACCAGATAATGTGCACATCGCATCAAGCTCTCGCGACTGCACAGTTCGCATCTGGAACATGAAACGCATGGAGACAGTCGTTGGGCCACTGATGGGACACACCGACCGAGTTGCCTGTGTTGCATACTCATCCGACGGCAAAAACATCGTGTCTGGCTCTTTCGATCGCAAAATACGAGTATGGAGCGCCGAGACTGGCGACCTGATCGCCGGTCCATTCACTGGACATGGCGGCAATGTGTACTCGGTGATATTCTCGATCGATGACACACAGATCCTATCTGGCTCAGGAGACCAGACCATATGCGTATGGGACGCCAGCCAGAGCGCCACAGGGCCCAACAAGCGTACCAAAGGTCATATCGGACACACCACATCGGTTGCAGTGTCTCCTGATGGTAGCCGAGTCGTGTCGGGATCTAGCGATGGCACCTTATCCATATGGGAGCTGCAGACTGGCAAGCTTGTTCTTGGACCGTTCAAGGGTCACGATGGCATCGTCTGGTCAGTGATATATACTCCTGATGGTACCTGTATCGTATCATGCTCCGAAGACCGTACAATTCGCACCTGGGACGCACAGACCGGGTTGACAGTCAACGAGCCCCTCACCGGCCACACTGACGTAATTCTTGCAGCTGCAGTCTCACCTGACAGTCGGCTTATTGCATCTGGGTCAACGGATCACTCAGTCAGGCTATGGGACTTGCAGAGCGGGAGGCCGGTTGGAAAGCCGCTTGATCAGCATAGAGACTGGGTTAAATCGGTGGacttctcacccgacggctTGCGCGTTATTTCCGGGTCTAAAGATACGACTCTATGCGCATGGAACGTTACCGATGGCACGCTTATATGGACGCGTAAGGATTTTGCCAGTATGGTTACTAGCCTGAGGTTCCTTCCAGACAGACAACAGGTGGTGTCTTGCTTGGCTGACGGAACGCTTATGCTGTTGGATGCGAACACTGGCGTTGTAGCCTCCGACCCGTGGAAAGGGCACAGAAATGCCATCTGGGATGTTTCTATCTCGCCCGATGGTACAATGGCTGCCTCTGGCTCATTGGATCGTACAATAGGGCTATGGGATGTACAGACGGGAACGCTACTCGCGCCACTACTCCAAGGACATACTGATGGAGTCTTTTCGGTGGCGTTCTCGCGTGACGGCAAGCATGTCATCTCCGGCTCTGGCGATGGCACAGTGCGCGTGTGGAACATCGGGACTGCAATTAAGATGAAGGACGAGGCGGCAAGAAACTGGGTGGTGATGGAAGATGGATGGGTGATGGAAGCAGAGTCGGAGGTTGTACTGTGGCTGCCACCGGACTTGGCGTCCCGTTTCCTTATCCCCCCTTGTTCAAGAATCATACACGCCTGCGGGTCTGTGCAAGCTGATCTTGCTGAAGTCTCAAATGACAATCGCTGGGTGAACTGCTATGATCAGTTCATTCAGCCGCATTCACTTGGTGTATAG